From Chryseobacterium shandongense, the proteins below share one genomic window:
- the mobB gene encoding conjugal transfer protein MobB, with translation MIAKIGRSANLYGALAYNQLKVENENGQILFANKMIETANGHYSVAQLAQSFAPYLIANRNTEKHTLHISLNPDPNDKVSDEKYREMAEQYMREMGYGEQPFVVFKHTDIDRSHIHIVSVCVDEQGKKISDKFEKMRSMNVCRELERQHGLIPATDKEHKQNDKIFRPVDYRAGDVKSQIASVVRHLPNYYKFQTLGEYNALLSLFNVTTEKVEGELQGKMRQGLLYIPLNEKGERAGHPFKASLFGKNAGLPALELHFAKCKEDLKDHPSKQTLKAAISIALKSTNDEQAFKKQLSEQGINVVVRRNDTGRIYGITFIDHNSKAVWNGSRLAKELSANTFNDYWNNNIKPEIKEPVVQLPKTSTSNDADLPAEEPHHLFEFLNTTEKHEDGLIEAFGGLLPEAQGDDYEEQDFANKMKKKKKRRL, from the coding sequence ATGATAGCAAAAATTGGAAGAAGCGCAAATTTATACGGGGCATTGGCGTACAATCAGCTTAAAGTAGAGAATGAAAACGGGCAGATTTTGTTTGCGAATAAGATGATTGAAACCGCTAACGGGCATTATTCCGTAGCACAATTAGCCCAGTCTTTTGCGCCTTACCTGATAGCTAACCGCAATACAGAAAAACATACGTTGCATATTTCGCTCAATCCCGACCCGAATGATAAGGTAAGCGATGAAAAATATCGGGAAATGGCAGAACAGTATATGCGGGAAATGGGCTACGGCGAACAGCCTTTTGTGGTATTCAAACATACCGATATCGACCGCAGCCATATACACATTGTATCGGTTTGCGTGGACGAGCAGGGCAAAAAGATTTCGGACAAATTCGAGAAAATGCGGTCTATGAATGTGTGCCGTGAACTGGAAAGACAACACGGCTTGATACCCGCAACCGATAAAGAACACAAGCAGAACGACAAGATTTTCCGTCCGGTAGATTATCGGGCAGGCGATGTGAAAAGCCAAATCGCTTCGGTTGTCCGCCACCTACCGAATTATTATAAGTTTCAGACTTTGGGCGAATACAATGCCTTGCTTTCCCTGTTTAATGTTACCACCGAAAAAGTGGAGGGCGAATTGCAGGGAAAAATGCGGCAAGGCTTATTATATATTCCTTTAAACGAGAAAGGCGAAAGAGCCGGGCATCCGTTCAAGGCTTCGTTGTTTGGTAAAAATGCAGGGCTTCCGGCTTTGGAACTGCATTTTGCAAAATGCAAAGAGGATTTAAAAGACCACCCAAGTAAGCAGACCCTAAAAGCTGCAATTTCTATTGCTCTGAAATCCACAAATGATGAGCAGGCTTTTAAAAAGCAGTTGAGTGAACAGGGCATTAATGTAGTGGTCCGCCGGAACGATACAGGTCGTATTTATGGTATCACTTTCATAGACCACAATTCAAAGGCGGTTTGGAACGGTTCACGCTTAGCAAAGGAACTTTCTGCCAATACCTTTAATGATTATTGGAACAATAATATCAAACCGGAGATTAAAGAACCTGTCGTACAACTTCCAAAAACATCCACATCAAATGATGCAGATCTTCCTGCGGAAGAACCTCATCATTTGTTCGAATTCCTGAATACTACTGAAAAACACGAAGACGGTTTGATTGAGGCATTTGGCGGTTTGTTACCCGAAGCACAGGGCGATGATTACGAGGAACAGGATTTTGCTAACAAAATGAAGAAGAAAAAAAAAAGAAGACTGTAA
- a CDS encoding ArsR/SmtB family transcription factor gives MDNNSCIRQQADIKQINRCKDRVSELNGSFDYLSNGLELAGNNVRLKILFLLYEEKRLCVCDISDILGMTISAVSQHLRKLKDRKLIETEREAQTIFHSLTKEYEKMLKPFFKILDENKILETI, from the coding sequence ATGGACAATAATTCTTGCATACGACAACAAGCAGACATTAAACAAATAAACCGCTGTAAAGACCGAGTTTCAGAACTCAACGGTTCTTTTGACTATTTATCGAACGGACTTGAATTAGCGGGAAACAATGTAAGACTGAAAATACTCTTTCTACTTTATGAAGAAAAACGACTTTGTGTTTGTGATATAAGTGATATTCTTGGTATGACAATTTCAGCGGTTTCACAACACTTGCGGAAACTCAAAGACAGAAAACTTATTGAAACCGAACGAGAAGCTCAAACTATTTTTCACTCACTGACTAAAGAGTATGAAAAAATGCTGAAACCATTTTTCAAAATACTTGACGAAAACAAAATATTAGAAACAATATGA
- the mobA gene encoding conjugal transfer protein MobA, which yields MNENSNSKQNKGGRKAKTDPSIHRHVFRLTDEENAKLLSLFEASGMPNKAKFIISLLFSKEMKSVKIDKGTVDFYMRLTSFHSQFRSVGVNYNQVVKLLYKNFSEKKAAAFLYKLEKQTAEMAMLCQKIIQISEEFEAKHLKK from the coding sequence ATGAATGAGAATAGCAACAGTAAACAGAATAAGGGCGGACGGAAAGCTAAGACCGACCCAAGCATCCACCGCCACGTTTTCCGCCTTACGGACGAAGAAAACGCCAAACTCTTATCGCTTTTTGAAGCATCGGGAATGCCCAATAAAGCGAAGTTTATCATTTCCCTACTGTTCAGTAAGGAAATGAAATCGGTTAAGATTGATAAAGGAACGGTTGATTTTTATATGCGGTTGACCTCGTTTCATAGCCAGTTTCGTTCCGTAGGCGTGAACTATAATCAGGTCGTGAAGCTATTGTACAAGAATTTTTCCGAGAAAAAAGCCGCAGCGTTTCTCTATAAACTGGAAAAACAGACGGCAGAAATGGCGATGCTGTGTCAGAAAATCATCCAAATAAGCGAGGAATTTGAAGCTAAACATCTGAAAAAATAG